A section of the Gloeobacter violaceus PCC 7421 genome encodes:
- the uvrA gene encoding excinuclease ABC subunit UvrA, producing MMNGNGGRDCIHVQGARQHNLKNISLKIPRNQLVVITGVSGSGKSSLAFDTIFAEGQRRYVESLSAYARQFLGQLDKPDVDHIDGLSPAISIDQKSTSHNPRSTVGTVTEIYDYLRLLFGRAGKPFCPVCGLPIEPQTIEQIVDQVLELPEGTRFQLLAPVVRGKKGTHAKLLSALASEGFVRVRVDGRVHELGEKIELEKNQSHTVEIVVDRLVRREGIAERLADSLATALERAEGTVVVELLPRDDEERARLVEISRHHGLHDSESEVGIEMVFSANYACPVHGSVMEELSPRMFSFNSPYGACPSCHGLGAIQEFSPDLVVPDPAKPVSEAVLPWAESSNPYYGELLKSLGKQLGFSPASPWHLLTRTQRQTILYGSEERVFVDAESFYNNTRGYFTKFEGVIPGLKRRLAEATSDRVKLKLEQYIVSQPCAECKGTRLKPQVTAVKIAGRSILEFTSVPIDTCLGMLDTLTLSERQARIAHEVLREIRARLQFLVDVGLEYLTLDRSANTLSGGEAQRIRLATQIGSGLTGVLYVLDEPSIGLHQRDNERLLRTLFRLRSLDNTLLVVEHDEDTMRAADHLIDIGPGAGVHGGRVVAQGTVEDIVTCPESITGAYLSGRRRIETPAARRCGNGLSLSMRGASRNNLRSVDVEIPLGKFVCVTGVSGSGKSTLINEILYPYLKHHFGRTSPRPVGVEAVEGVAHLDKVIVIDQSPIGRTPRSNPATYTGAFDAIREIFSMTIEAKARGYEPGRFSFNVKGGRCEACKGEGVNVIAMNFLPDVYVQCDVCKGKRYNRETLQVKYKNKTIADVLEMTVEEACQFFENIPKAINKLETLRQVGLDYIRLGQPAPTLSGGEAQRIKLATELSRRSTGKTLYLLDEPSTGLSFYDVHKLLDVLVKLVDTGNTVVVIEHNLDMLRVCDWIIDLGPEGGRKGGQIVATGTPEQVAGVEDSYTGQFLRRVLEHAPGILVGSEAAQQ from the coding sequence ATGATGAACGGCAACGGCGGCAGAGACTGCATTCACGTCCAGGGGGCACGCCAGCACAACCTCAAAAACATTTCCCTAAAGATTCCCCGCAACCAGCTGGTGGTGATAACAGGGGTATCAGGCTCAGGCAAGTCTTCGCTGGCTTTCGACACGATCTTCGCCGAGGGGCAGCGCCGCTATGTCGAATCGCTCTCGGCCTACGCCCGCCAGTTTTTGGGCCAACTCGACAAGCCCGACGTCGATCACATCGACGGGCTGAGCCCCGCCATCTCCATCGACCAAAAATCGACCTCCCACAACCCACGCTCGACGGTGGGCACGGTCACCGAGATTTACGATTATTTGCGCCTCTTGTTCGGGCGGGCTGGCAAGCCCTTTTGTCCGGTGTGCGGTCTGCCCATCGAGCCGCAGACCATTGAGCAGATTGTCGATCAGGTGCTCGAGTTGCCGGAGGGCACGCGCTTTCAATTGCTCGCTCCGGTCGTGCGCGGCAAAAAAGGCACCCACGCCAAGCTGCTTTCGGCCCTCGCTTCGGAGGGTTTTGTGCGGGTGCGCGTCGACGGGCGCGTCCACGAACTGGGCGAAAAGATCGAGCTTGAAAAAAATCAAAGCCACACCGTCGAGATCGTCGTCGATCGGCTGGTGCGGCGCGAGGGGATCGCCGAGCGGCTGGCCGATTCGCTCGCCACCGCCCTCGAGCGTGCCGAGGGGACGGTCGTCGTCGAACTGTTGCCGCGCGACGACGAGGAGCGTGCGCGCCTGGTGGAAATTTCCCGACACCACGGCCTGCACGACAGCGAGAGCGAAGTGGGCATCGAAATGGTCTTCTCCGCCAACTACGCCTGCCCGGTACACGGCTCGGTGATGGAGGAACTCTCGCCGCGGATGTTCTCGTTCAACTCGCCCTACGGCGCCTGCCCGAGTTGTCACGGCTTGGGAGCCATCCAAGAATTCTCCCCGGATCTGGTGGTGCCCGACCCGGCCAAACCGGTGAGCGAGGCCGTTTTGCCCTGGGCGGAGTCGAGCAATCCCTACTACGGCGAATTGCTCAAGAGCCTGGGCAAGCAACTCGGTTTCTCCCCCGCCTCCCCGTGGCATCTGCTGACCCGCACCCAGCGGCAGACGATCCTCTACGGATCGGAGGAGCGGGTGTTCGTGGACGCCGAGTCGTTCTACAACAACACCCGCGGCTACTTCACCAAGTTTGAAGGGGTGATCCCGGGGCTCAAGCGCCGTCTGGCGGAGGCCACCTCCGACCGGGTCAAGCTCAAGCTTGAGCAGTACATCGTCTCCCAGCCCTGCGCCGAGTGCAAAGGCACCCGCCTCAAGCCCCAGGTGACGGCAGTCAAAATTGCGGGCCGTTCGATTCTGGAATTTACCTCGGTGCCCATCGACACCTGTCTGGGAATGCTCGACACGCTCACCCTCAGCGAGCGGCAGGCGCGCATCGCCCACGAGGTATTGCGGGAAATTCGCGCCCGGCTGCAGTTTCTGGTCGATGTCGGCCTCGAATACCTCACCCTCGATCGCTCGGCCAACACGCTTTCGGGGGGCGAAGCCCAGCGCATCCGCCTCGCCACCCAGATCGGCTCGGGGCTTACCGGGGTGCTCTACGTGCTGGACGAACCGTCGATCGGCCTGCACCAGCGCGACAACGAGCGGCTGTTGCGCACGCTATTCAGGCTGCGCTCCCTGGACAACACGCTTCTGGTCGTCGAGCACGACGAGGATACGATGCGCGCCGCCGATCATTTAATCGACATCGGCCCCGGTGCCGGAGTCCATGGCGGCCGGGTGGTGGCCCAGGGAACCGTCGAGGACATCGTGACTTGCCCCGAGTCGATCACCGGCGCGTACCTCTCGGGCAGGCGGCGCATCGAGACCCCCGCCGCCCGCCGCTGCGGCAACGGTCTGAGCCTTTCCATGCGGGGCGCGTCGCGCAACAATTTGCGCTCGGTCGACGTCGAAATTCCGTTGGGCAAATTCGTCTGTGTCACCGGTGTGTCCGGCTCCGGCAAATCGACGCTCATCAACGAAATTCTCTACCCCTACCTCAAGCACCACTTCGGCCGCACCAGCCCCCGGCCGGTGGGCGTCGAAGCGGTCGAGGGCGTCGCCCACCTCGACAAGGTGATCGTCATCGACCAGTCGCCCATCGGCCGCACGCCGCGCTCGAATCCGGCCACCTACACCGGGGCTTTCGACGCCATTCGCGAAATCTTTTCGATGACCATCGAAGCGAAGGCTCGCGGCTACGAGCCGGGCCGCTTCTCCTTTAACGTCAAGGGCGGGCGGTGCGAGGCGTGCAAGGGCGAAGGCGTCAACGTCATCGCCATGAACTTTCTGCCCGATGTCTATGTGCAGTGCGATGTCTGCAAGGGCAAGCGCTACAACCGCGAGACCCTCCAGGTCAAATACAAAAACAAAACGATCGCCGATGTCTTGGAGATGACCGTCGAGGAAGCCTGCCAGTTTTTTGAGAACATCCCCAAGGCGATCAACAAGCTGGAGACGCTCCGGCAGGTGGGGCTCGACTACATTCGCCTCGGACAGCCCGCCCCGACCCTCTCGGGGGGCGAAGCGCAGCGCATCAAACTGGCCACCGAACTGTCGCGCCGCTCGACGGGCAAGACGCTGTATCTGCTCGACGAACCGAGCACGGGTCTATCATTTTACGACGTGCACAAATTGCTCGACGTGCTCGTGAAGCTGGTGGATACCGGCAATACCGTGGTCGTCATCGAACACAATCTGGATATGCTGCGCGTGTGCGACTGGATTATCGACCTCGGTCCGGAAGGGGGCCGCAAGGGCGGCCAGATCGTGGCCACCGGCACCCCGGAGCAGGTGGCGGGGGTTGAAGATTCCTACACCGGCCAATTTCTGCGCCGCGTGCTGGAGCACGCGCCAGGGATTCTGGTCGGCTCGGAGGCGGCCCAGCAATAG
- a CDS encoding O-antigen ligase family protein — MLRTVGCLLAALYCFVWLRIPEDVLGVVLPIQRLVGWLGLVVVLAALLFNVAPGPGRLARGYLGAVVLFVVYLGVDFLLRFLGNPDVFNAYFDLPLFASDIAKYLASFASAYVVYFTLRRHSQIENTLIRLLLLSGGLSIAAAYGFLFLYFQGFTTDNEVLAHPFGGYLGVWETGGALPRLAGTTAEPQQFAIVFLTPLLLMLTRRYIGRFWPIALLGAAALAISQSKFSIVSILLVLLYLFWVYQRFRVGIVLGAAVLLPPLGYYIATLPTFSDTFDDLLVSGAVVERASNAGNLVSIILANLFTGIGAGQYGPFVGYVAMGNKDFLPKTYYPNFDFLKIFAETGLIGFGLVVAMLARLFGNFFRALALMDDEQRERLLALLLGAIGIVLNMFIGYEFLHVFFWVNIGFLMFLAERAFESTEPATKDPSGVEPNAVGAYRV, encoded by the coding sequence ATGCTCAGAACGGTTGGCTGTCTGCTGGCGGCACTCTACTGCTTCGTGTGGCTGCGGATTCCCGAGGACGTGTTGGGGGTGGTGCTGCCGATTCAGCGCCTGGTGGGCTGGCTCGGGCTGGTGGTTGTGCTTGCGGCACTGCTGTTCAATGTCGCTCCCGGGCCGGGGCGGCTCGCCCGGGGATACCTGGGGGCTGTGGTGTTGTTTGTGGTCTATCTGGGCGTGGACTTTTTGTTGCGATTTTTGGGCAATCCGGACGTGTTCAACGCCTACTTCGATCTGCCCCTGTTCGCTTCGGATATAGCAAAATATCTTGCCTCGTTTGCCTCGGCCTATGTGGTCTATTTCACCCTGCGCCGCCATTCGCAAATTGAGAATACGCTCATTCGGCTGCTGTTGCTTTCAGGAGGTCTTTCAATCGCGGCGGCCTATGGTTTCCTATTTCTCTATTTCCAGGGTTTTACGACGGACAACGAAGTGCTTGCCCACCCCTTCGGCGGTTACCTGGGAGTATGGGAAACCGGCGGTGCGCTGCCCCGGTTGGCGGGGACTACTGCCGAACCGCAGCAGTTTGCAATCGTCTTTTTGACGCCGCTGCTATTGATGCTTACAAGACGCTATATCGGGCGTTTTTGGCCGATTGCTCTGTTGGGAGCGGCGGCCCTGGCCATCTCTCAATCCAAATTTTCGATCGTCTCAATTTTGCTGGTGTTACTCTATCTGTTCTGGGTCTACCAGCGCTTTCGGGTGGGCATTGTCTTGGGGGCCGCGGTGCTGCTTCCGCCTCTGGGCTACTACATCGCTACACTTCCTACCTTTAGCGATACCTTTGACGATCTATTGGTGAGCGGCGCGGTCGTCGAGCGTGCCTCGAACGCAGGCAATCTGGTGTCGATTATTCTTGCGAATTTGTTCACGGGGATCGGTGCCGGGCAGTACGGACCGTTCGTCGGTTATGTGGCCATGGGCAACAAGGATTTTCTGCCGAAGACTTACTATCCCAACTTCGATTTTCTGAAGATTTTTGCAGAGACCGGCTTGATCGGCTTCGGGCTGGTCGTGGCAATGCTTGCGCGCTTGTTCGGCAACTTTTTCCGGGCACTGGCGCTTATGGACGACGAGCAGCGGGAGCGCCTGCTTGCTCTGCTGTTGGGCGCTATCGGGATTGTGCTCAATATGTTCATCGGCTACGAATTTCTGCACGTCTTCTTCTGGGTGAACATCGGCTTTTTGATGTTCCTGGCTGAAAGGGCGTTCGAATCGACCGAGCCCGCAACGAAAGACCCGAGCGGGGTCGAGCCGAATGCCGTGGGTGCCTACCGCGTCTGA
- a CDS encoding CopG family ribbon-helix-helix protein, with translation MSKHISFRIDDDKLVELDAIARREERDRSFIINRLIEDYLARERHWERRIREAMAAADRGEFATPEQVQAEFDKWRE, from the coding sequence GTGTCGAAGCACATTTCTTTTCGCATCGACGACGACAAACTTGTCGAGCTTGATGCCATCGCCAGGCGTGAGGAGCGGGACCGCTCCTTCATCATCAATCGGCTGATCGAAGATTACCTGGCGCGGGAGCGCCATTGGGAGCGACGCATCCGCGAGGCCATGGCCGCTGCGGATCGTGGCGAGTTTGCCACGCCCGAACAAGTCCAGGCCGAGTTCGACAAATGGCGGGAGTAG
- a CDS encoding type II toxin-antitoxin system RelE/ParE family toxin yields MAGVAIFWAPTALEDLAALRANYPASYPEVKSKALSRLEAVLGNLAVFPDMGRPGSIEGTREFAISGTPFVLVYRREPQRLVVLAVRDGRMDPQAQ; encoded by the coding sequence ATGGCGGGAGTAGCCATTTTTTGGGCTCCCACGGCTCTTGAGGATCTTGCGGCACTGCGGGCCAACTACCCCGCGTCGTACCCCGAAGTCAAGTCCAAAGCCCTCTCTCGGTTGGAAGCCGTGCTCGGCAACCTCGCCGTCTTTCCCGACATGGGCAGGCCCGGGAGCATAGAAGGCACCAGAGAGTTCGCCATCTCCGGTACTCCCTTTGTCCTTGTCTACAGGCGGGAGCCGCAACGCCTGGTCGTCCTTGCCGTCCGCGACGGACGGATGGACCCGCAAGCGCAATAA
- a CDS encoding B12-binding domain-containing radical SAM protein, protein MNVLLFSPIFPKTFWSFERVLKLIGRKVLLPPLGLVTVAAMLPQEWNFRLVDRNVRFESEADWAWADLAIISAMMVQKDDFLHLIREAVRRGVKVAVGGPYPTSIPEDALEAGADYLVLDEGELTIPKFLAALAGGEGSGVFRAAEKPDVTLTPVPRFDLLELDAYDSMSVQFSRGCPFQCEFCDIIVLYGRKPRTKTPEQLLAELQALVDLGWNRSVFVVDDNFIGNQRNVKLMLKQLAPWMQERGFPFRFTTEASINLAEDDELLELMVEAGFDSVFLGIETPDEESLTLTQKFQNNRKPLGESCLKITRAGLRLLAGFIIGFDNEKAGAGGRIIRFVEQTAIPDAMFSMLQALPGTALWSRLEKENRLVAMGTGMNQSTLMNFRPTRPIEQIAEEYVEAFWELYEPARFMRRCYRHALDLGMPKGKRPFKMPDLPELRGLLKIIWLQGVQRPETRVLFWSQLWSLLQRNPQALGPYLTVCAHGEHFFEFREEIRGQIRTQMDRTLATAGR, encoded by the coding sequence ATGAACGTGCTTTTGTTCTCGCCCATTTTTCCCAAAACCTTCTGGTCCTTCGAGCGAGTGCTCAAGCTGATCGGTCGCAAGGTGTTGTTGCCGCCTTTGGGGTTGGTGACGGTGGCGGCGATGCTGCCGCAGGAGTGGAACTTTCGTCTGGTAGATCGCAACGTTCGCTTTGAGAGCGAGGCGGATTGGGCCTGGGCGGACCTGGCGATCATCTCGGCGATGATGGTGCAGAAGGACGATTTTTTGCACCTGATCCGCGAAGCGGTGCGCCGGGGAGTCAAGGTGGCGGTGGGCGGTCCCTACCCGACCTCGATTCCCGAGGATGCGCTCGAAGCGGGAGCCGACTATCTGGTGCTTGACGAAGGCGAGTTGACCATTCCGAAGTTTCTGGCGGCCCTGGCCGGGGGCGAGGGGAGCGGGGTGTTCCGGGCCGCCGAGAAGCCCGATGTCACCCTCACCCCGGTGCCGCGCTTCGATTTATTGGAACTGGACGCTTACGATTCGATGTCGGTGCAGTTCTCGCGTGGCTGTCCGTTTCAGTGCGAATTTTGCGACATTATCGTGCTCTACGGCCGCAAGCCGCGCACCAAGACCCCCGAGCAGCTGCTCGCCGAACTGCAGGCGCTGGTCGATCTCGGATGGAACCGCTCGGTGTTCGTCGTCGACGACAACTTCATCGGCAACCAGCGCAACGTCAAGCTCATGCTCAAGCAACTTGCCCCCTGGATGCAGGAGCGCGGATTTCCTTTTCGCTTTACCACCGAGGCCTCGATCAATCTGGCCGAAGACGACGAGTTGCTCGAACTGATGGTCGAGGCGGGCTTCGACTCGGTGTTTTTGGGCATTGAGACCCCCGACGAGGAGAGCCTCACCCTCACCCAAAAATTCCAAAACAACCGCAAACCCCTCGGCGAATCGTGCCTGAAGATCACCCGGGCGGGGCTGAGACTTTTGGCCGGGTTCATCATCGGCTTCGACAACGAAAAAGCCGGGGCGGGCGGCCGGATCATCCGCTTTGTCGAGCAGACCGCCATTCCCGACGCGATGTTCAGCATGCTGCAGGCCCTGCCCGGTACTGCGCTTTGGAGCCGCCTTGAAAAGGAAAACCGGCTGGTGGCCATGGGCACCGGCATGAACCAGAGCACTTTGATGAATTTCCGGCCCACCCGCCCGATCGAGCAAATTGCCGAAGAATACGTGGAAGCCTTTTGGGAGTTGTACGAACCGGCGCGCTTCATGCGCCGCTGCTACCGCCACGCTCTCGACCTGGGCATGCCCAAGGGCAAACGCCCCTTCAAAATGCCCGATTTACCCGAACTGCGCGGCCTGCTCAAGATCATCTGGCTGCAGGGAGTGCAGCGCCCCGAGACGCGCGTATTGTTTTGGTCGCAGTTGTGGAGCCTCCTGCAGCGCAACCCCCAGGCGTTGGGGCCGTACCTGACGGTGTGCGCCCACGGCGAGCACTTTTTCGAGTTCCGCGAGGAAATTCGCGGCCAGATCCGCACCCAGATGGATCGCACCCTGGCCACGGCAGGGCGCTGA
- the nfi gene encoding deoxyribonuclease V (cleaves DNA at apurinic or apyrimidinic sites): MHSWNLTPQQAIEVQKQLAVQTVRTGNPEGVQRVAGVDVSFNPREPKALVHAVVVVLSYPGLEVVDRQAVSAAVDFPYIPGLLSFREAPPILAAIGQLSQKPDLVIVDGHGYAHPRRLGIASHLGLFLDLPTIGCAKSILVGRADGDLAEAAGSLTDLLWRGEVVGRAVRTRSRVQPVYVSPGHRLGLDSAVEWVLRCCRGYRLPEPTRQAHNYSNLVRKARQPISLNGLSGAK; the protein is encoded by the coding sequence ATGCATTCCTGGAATCTTACGCCTCAACAGGCGATCGAAGTGCAAAAACAACTGGCCGTCCAGACCGTCCGCACGGGCAACCCCGAGGGGGTGCAACGCGTCGCCGGTGTGGATGTGAGCTTTAACCCCCGCGAGCCGAAAGCTCTAGTGCACGCGGTGGTGGTGGTGCTGAGCTATCCGGGCCTGGAGGTGGTCGACCGGCAGGCGGTGAGTGCGGCGGTCGATTTTCCCTACATTCCGGGATTGTTGAGCTTTCGGGAGGCGCCACCGATTCTTGCCGCCATCGGCCAACTGTCCCAGAAGCCGGACCTGGTGATCGTGGATGGCCACGGCTACGCCCACCCGCGCCGTCTGGGGATCGCTTCCCACCTGGGTCTGTTTCTCGATTTGCCCACGATCGGCTGCGCCAAATCGATCCTGGTGGGCCGTGCGGATGGGGATCTGGCCGAAGCGGCCGGTTCGCTCACGGACCTGCTCTGGCGCGGCGAAGTGGTGGGGCGAGCCGTGCGCACCCGCAGCCGCGTGCAGCCGGTCTATGTCTCCCCCGGACACCGCCTGGGTCTGGACAGTGCCGTCGAATGGGTGCTGCGCTGCTGCCGCGGGTACCGTTTGCCGGAGCCGACCCGCCAGGCCCACAACTACAGCAACCTGGTGCGCAAGGCGCGCCAGCCCATCAGCCTCAACGGCCTGAGCGGCGCAAAATAA
- a CDS encoding glycosyltransferase family 39 protein, translating to MARTILPSWKDVAAIVGLALVWCLLALLVNPVGNFPLNDDWAYAKAVQSILDQGDLQLTDWAPASQIAQVLWGSLFCLPGGFSFTALRLSTLVLAWVGAASTYALGRELGAGPPLALLGALLLTVNPIYVDLAFTFMTDVPFYAFCTPAIWLFIRGIRTGSSLSVVLGTLFACAAVLTRQFALALPLAFAAGYLVKHGLRVGSLLKAAWPAAAVMITLAIYQGWLAATGRLPQTYSEQAGELVRMLLSAEGLGRSVRSLAQAALYVGLFLVPWLIPVAAGRWRQLAGREKCWAAGAGGLFAAAMVAIAAAGKTSLRDALIPQIFGGVLYDCGAGFPILKDTFTLWLPHIPTAPVGLWLAVTTLGALGAGLIAFVAAGCDRSERWRLVFAWVGIALYFVLIAPRTASYDRYLLYFFPLVMIFARVPPPRAVPGALFRVALALILGYGVFAAATTHDYLAWNRVRWQVLRSAMAEGRLSPTNTDGGFEFNGWYLYDSKYRAQPGKSWWWVDRDEFVFAFGPIDGYTIYERHRVERWMPVGVQEVFILRRSGR from the coding sequence GTGGCTCGGACAATCCTCCCCAGCTGGAAAGACGTTGCGGCAATCGTCGGGCTCGCCCTCGTCTGGTGCCTCCTCGCTCTGCTGGTCAATCCCGTGGGGAACTTTCCCCTCAACGACGACTGGGCCTACGCCAAGGCCGTGCAGTCGATTCTGGACCAAGGGGATTTGCAGCTTACCGACTGGGCACCCGCCAGCCAGATCGCCCAGGTGCTGTGGGGGTCGCTATTTTGCCTGCCCGGCGGTTTTTCCTTCACGGCGCTGCGCTTATCGACGCTCGTGCTCGCCTGGGTGGGGGCAGCCTCTACCTACGCCCTGGGGCGTGAACTGGGAGCCGGGCCGCCGCTCGCCTTGCTCGGGGCGCTGCTGCTGACGGTCAACCCAATTTACGTAGATCTGGCCTTCACGTTCATGACCGACGTGCCCTTCTACGCCTTCTGCACCCCCGCCATCTGGCTGTTCATCCGGGGGATCCGCACAGGTTCGAGCCTGAGCGTTGTCCTAGGAACGTTATTCGCCTGCGCCGCGGTGCTGACGCGCCAGTTTGCCCTGGCGTTGCCGCTTGCTTTTGCCGCGGGCTACCTGGTCAAGCACGGTCTGCGGGTAGGTTCGCTGCTCAAGGCGGCATGGCCTGCGGCGGCTGTAATGATAACTCTGGCAATCTACCAGGGTTGGCTTGCCGCTACCGGGCGGTTGCCCCAGACCTATAGCGAGCAGGCGGGCGAACTGGTGCGGATGCTCCTGAGTGCGGAGGGTCTGGGCCGCTCGGTCCGTTCGCTGGCGCAAGCGGCGCTCTACGTGGGGCTGTTTCTGGTGCCCTGGCTCATCCCGGTCGCCGCCGGCCGCTGGCGGCAACTGGCGGGGCGGGAAAAATGCTGGGCCGCCGGGGCGGGAGGATTGTTTGCAGCGGCGATGGTGGCCATCGCCGCCGCCGGCAAGACTTCGCTGCGCGACGCCCTGATTCCCCAGATTTTTGGTGGGGTGCTCTACGATTGCGGTGCCGGCTTTCCGATTCTCAAGGACACTTTTACCCTCTGGCTACCCCACATCCCGACGGCCCCGGTGGGTCTCTGGCTCGCCGTCACGACGCTCGGCGCACTCGGGGCAGGACTGATTGCCTTTGTGGCCGCCGGCTGCGACCGGAGCGAGCGATGGCGCCTTGTCTTCGCCTGGGTGGGCATCGCGCTCTACTTCGTGCTGATTGCCCCGCGCACCGCTTCCTACGATCGCTATTTGCTGTACTTTTTCCCGCTTGTCATGATCTTCGCCCGCGTACCGCCGCCGCGGGCTGTGCCCGGTGCCCTCTTCAGGGTCGCCCTGGCGCTGATTTTGGGCTACGGGGTGTTTGCCGCTGCGACCACCCACGACTACCTGGCCTGGAACCGGGTGCGCTGGCAGGTGTTGCGCTCGGCGATGGCGGAGGGTCGGCTCAGTCCCACCAATACCGACGGCGGCTTCGAGTTCAACGGCTGGTATCTGTACGACTCGAAGTACCGTGCCCAGCCGGGAAAGAGCTGGTGGTGGGTGGACCGTGACGAATTTGTCTTTGCTTTCGGACCCATCGACGGCTACACCATCTACGAGCGGCACCGTGTCGAGCGCTGGATGCCCGTCGGCGTCCAGGAAGTCTTTATTTTGCGCCGCTCAGGCCGTTGA
- a CDS encoding GtrA family protein: MSQFDQGSAPVYVLGGGPAGLAAAYTLTKLGYPVVVVERDHCVGGLARSIEHKGFILDYGPHRFFTKLAPVLAFWDEVLGSEQVTVNRLTRIYYGGKYFSYPLKAFEALFSLGFVESARIVLSYALAQLFPNRRPKHFAEWVSARFGRRLFEIFFEGYTEKLWGIKCTEISADWAAQRIKGLSLLKAVRNALLGNDGKVKSLIDQFQFPRLGSGQLYERTADYLTGHGQTVLLDTEVVGLHRSGEQVTALTLKDRHSGREAVVECSAVISSIPLSLLVQQLEPAAPPEVLSAARSLKFRNTVLVYLFVEGGNLFPDNWLYINDPTVELGRVTNFANWSQDMLGDRTLTPLCCEYWCQFDGTWKMADHELLARAERDLRRIGLMGKQKVADGFVVRLPRTYPIYAGNYKQALATIQDYLGRFANLQAVGRYGAFKYNNQDHSLLMGILAAENVANPGKHDLWSVNSDSEYQEEAKSGEKTTPAPQGPVTQGPKLPEPIAKLGSQMGGYLITGGLATVVDVAVFSALTQIGLWYVAALCVSFFGGLTTNFVLSRRFVFGVYWNNWRWQFVVFATVALNSLLANLGLLQLLINDVQMDATLARLISAACVALLSFTGHKLYSFANHERALSAD, from the coding sequence ATGTCCCAATTCGACCAGGGTTCCGCACCCGTTTATGTCCTGGGGGGCGGGCCGGCGGGCCTTGCCGCCGCCTATACGCTCACCAAATTGGGCTACCCCGTCGTGGTCGTCGAGCGCGACCACTGCGTGGGCGGATTGGCCCGGAGTATCGAACACAAAGGCTTTATTCTCGATTACGGTCCGCACCGCTTTTTCACCAAGCTCGCCCCTGTGCTCGCTTTCTGGGATGAGGTGCTCGGATCCGAGCAGGTAACCGTCAACCGGCTGACACGCATTTACTACGGCGGCAAATATTTTTCTTATCCGCTCAAGGCTTTCGAGGCGCTTTTCTCGCTGGGGTTTGTCGAAAGCGCCCGCATCGTGTTGTCCTACGCCCTGGCCCAACTGTTTCCGAACCGCCGGCCCAAGCATTTTGCCGAGTGGGTGAGCGCCCGCTTCGGCAGGCGGCTGTTTGAAATTTTCTTCGAGGGTTATACCGAAAAGCTCTGGGGCATCAAATGCACCGAGATTTCGGCAGACTGGGCGGCCCAGCGCATCAAGGGACTTTCGCTGCTGAAGGCCGTCCGTAACGCCCTTTTGGGCAACGACGGCAAGGTCAAAAGCCTCATCGATCAGTTTCAATTCCCGCGCCTGGGTTCGGGGCAGCTTTACGAGCGCACCGCCGACTACCTGACCGGTCACGGTCAGACAGTTTTGCTCGACACCGAGGTAGTCGGCTTGCACCGGTCCGGCGAACAGGTTACCGCCCTTACCCTCAAGGACCGCCACAGCGGCCGGGAGGCGGTGGTCGAGTGCTCCGCCGTCATATCTTCGATTCCGCTGTCGTTGCTTGTCCAGCAGCTGGAACCGGCCGCCCCCCCGGAGGTGCTCTCGGCGGCCCGTTCGCTGAAATTTCGCAACACGGTGCTGGTGTATTTGTTCGTCGAGGGCGGCAATCTCTTTCCGGACAACTGGCTCTACATCAACGATCCGACCGTCGAGTTGGGGCGGGTGACCAATTTTGCCAACTGGTCGCAGGATATGCTGGGCGATCGGACTTTGACACCGCTGTGTTGCGAATATTGGTGCCAGTTCGACGGCACTTGGAAGATGGCCGATCACGAATTGCTCGCCCGTGCCGAGCGCGACTTGCGCCGGATCGGCTTGATGGGCAAACAAAAGGTCGCGGACGGTTTTGTCGTTCGCTTGCCGCGCACCTATCCGATCTACGCCGGCAATTACAAGCAGGCCCTGGCCACCATCCAGGACTATCTGGGCCGGTTTGCCAATTTGCAGGCGGTGGGCCGCTACGGAGCCTTCAAGTACAACAACCAGGATCACAGTTTGCTGATGGGTATCCTCGCCGCTGAGAATGTCGCAAATCCCGGCAAGCACGATCTCTGGTCGGTCAACTCCGACAGCGAATATCAAGAAGAAGCCAAATCCGGCGAGAAAACGACCCCGGCCCCCCAGGGGCCGGTGACCCAGGGGCCGAAACTACCCGAGCCCATCGCCAAACTCGGCTCCCAGATGGGGGGATACCTGATCACGGGCGGTCTGGCAACGGTGGTGGACGTGGCGGTGTTTTCGGCCCTCACCCAAATCGGCCTCTGGTACGTGGCGGCGCTGTGCGTCAGTTTCTTCGGGGGGCTTACCACCAACTTCGTTCTGAGCCGGCGCTTCGTGTTCGGTGTCTACTGGAACAACTGGCGCTGGCAATTCGTGGTCTTCGCCACCGTCGCCCTCAACAGCCTGCTGGCCAACCTGGGGCTGTTGCAACTGCTCATCAACGACGTGCAGATGGACGCGACCTTGGCCCGGCTGATCAGCGCCGCCTGTGTGGCACTCTTGAGCTTCACAGGCCATAAACTCTATTCGTTTGCCAACCACGAGCGGGCGCTCAGCGCGGATTAG